The following are encoded together in the Salvia hispanica cultivar TCC Black 2014 chromosome 6, UniMelb_Shisp_WGS_1.0, whole genome shotgun sequence genome:
- the LOC125195904 gene encoding DNA-binding protein SMUBP-2-like, with product MMEASSLYCGCLSASIFGLRRHHSISLYQFSNRRRLRLCCTTPLPAPAPIKKRRITRRRRKIVQKDELKESPKNGDPLGRRDLGKAVVKWMSQGMKAMALDIATAEMEEESEFAELLQRMGPGLTFVIQAQPYLNAVPMPIGMEVACLKACTHYPTLFDHFQRELRDVLQHLQNKSLVSDWRQTKSWMLLKDLANSAQHRAIARKTSIPKSAHGVLGLRIDKIRDIQGRIDDFTNHMSKLLRIERDAELEFTEEELNAIPTPDENSAKPIEFLVSHSQAEQELCDTICNLNAVSTYTGLGGMHLVLFRVDGNHRLPPTNLSPGDMVCVRICDSRGAGATSCIQGFVNNLGDDGCSITVALESRHGDPTFSKLFGKNIRIDRIQGLADTLTYERNCEALMMLHKKGLQKKNCSIAVVSTIFGDKEDIAWLEDNDVVDWDEAELNGLLDSECYDESQKRAIALGLNKKRPILVIQGPPGTGKSGVLKQLISLVVRQGERVLVTAPTNAAVDNMVEKLSDIGANIVRFGNPARISPTVASKSLVEIVNNRLVDYKSEFERKKSNLRKDLSHCLKDDSLAAGIRQLLKQLGKAMKKKERETVREILSSAQVVLSTNIGAADPMIRCLDSFDLVVIDEAAQAIEPSCWIPILLGKRCILAGDQCQLAPVILSRKALEGGLGTSLLERASTLHEGVLATKLTIQYRMNDAIAGWASKEMYNGQLKSSATVTSHLLSDSPYVKQTWITQCPLLLLDTRMPYGSLSVGCEEQLDPAGTGSFYNDGEADIVVQHVFSLIYAGNDLQVTSVFSFS from the exons ATGATGGAGGCGTCCAGCCTTTACTGCGGCTGCTTGTCCGCCTCTATCTTCGGTCTCCGCCGCCACCACTCCATCTCACTCTACCAATTCTCCAATCGCCGCCGCCTCCGTCTCTGCTGCACCACTCCCCTCCCCGCTCCCGCTCCCATCAAGAAGAGAAGAATcacccgccgccgccgcaaaATTGTTCAAAAAGATGAGCTCAAAGAGAGCCCCAAGAACGGAGACCCTCTGGGGCGTCGGGATTTGGGGAAGGCGGTGGTGAAATGGATGTCCCAAGGCATGAAAGCTATGGCCTTGGACATCGCCACGGCGGAGATGGAGGAGGAGAGTGAGTTTGCTGAGCTGTTGCAGCGTATGGGCCCTGGCCTCACCTTTGTTATTCAGGCTCAGCCTTATCTCAACGCCGTCCCCATGCCTATTGGTATGGAGGTCGCCTGCCTCAAGGCCTGCACTCATTATCCCACCCTCTTCGACCACTTCCAGAGGGAGCTCAGAGACGTCCTTCAGCACCTCCAGAACAAGTCCCTCGTCTCTGATTGGCGCCAAACTAAGTCATGGATGCTGCTCAAGGACCTTGCCAATTCTG CTCAGCATAGGGCCATTGCGAGGAAGACTTCTATCCCCAAATCTGCCCACGGCGTTCTTGGCTTGCGGATCGACAAGATCAGAGACATTCAGGGCAGAATCGACGACTTCACCAACCACATGTCCAAGCTGCTTCGTATAGAGAGGGATGCTGAGTTGGAATTCACCGAGGAAGAGCTCAACGCTATTCCAACCCCCGACGAGAACTCTGCGAAGCCAATTGAATTCTTGGTCAGCCACTCCCAGGCAGAGCAGGAACTCTGTGATACCATATGCAATCTCAATGCTGTCAGCACATATACTG GGTTAGGAGGGATGCATTTGGTTTTGTTTAGAGTTGATGGGAACCACAGATTGCCACCCACTAACCTTTCCCCTGGAGACATGGTTTGTGTGAGGATATGTGACAGTAGAGGGGCTGGCGCCACATCATGCATTCAGGGCTTTGTTAATAATCTTGGGGATGATGGGTGTAGCATTACAGTTGCCCTTGAATCCCGTCATGGGGATCCTACATTTTCTAAACTATTTGGCAAGAATATTCGCATAGATCGCATCCAAGGATTGGCTGATACACTCACATATGAG CGTAACTGTGAAGCTCTAATGATGCTTCATAAGAAAGGTTTACAGAAAAAGAATTGTTCAATAGCAGTGGTTTCTACAATTTTTGGAGATAAAGAGGATATTGCATGGCTCGAGGACAATGACGTGGTAGATTGGGATGAAGCAGAATTGAATGGGTTGTTAGATAGTGAATGTTATGATGAATCCCAGAAAAGAGCAATTGCATTAGGTTTAAACAAGAAGCGTCCTATACTTGTAATTCAAGGGCCTCCTGGAACTGGAAAGAGTGGGGTGCTCAAGCAACTAATTTCCCTTGTTGTTAGACAGGGAGAAAGGGTACTTGTCACGGCACCTACTAATGCTGCTGTCGACAATATGGTTGAGAAGCTATCTGATATTGGAGCTAACATTGTACGCTTTGGTAATCCTGCAAGAATATCACCTACTGTAGCTTCCAAATCATTGGTTGAAATTGTAAATAATAGACTTGTAGATTACAAATCAGAATTTGAGAGGAAGAAATCTAATTTAAGGAAGGACCTTAGTCATTGCTTAAAAGATGATTCCTTGGCTGCTGGTATACGTCAGCTTCTCAAACAGTTAGGAAAGGcaatgaagaagaaggagagggAAACAGTACGAGAAATTCTTTCAAGCGCTCAAGTTGTGCTTTCCACAAATATTGGAGCAGCTGACCCCATGATTAGATGCCTTGACTCATTTGACTTGGTAGTCATAGATGAAGCGGCTCAAGCCATCGAACCTTCTTGTTGGATTCCAATACTTCTTGGAAAGCGTTGTATACTTGCTGGTGACCAGTGCCAACTTGCGCCAGTGATCTTATCCAGAAAAGCCTTGGAAGGTGGTCTAGGAACATCGTTATTGGAAAGAGCATCAACATTGCACGAAGGGGTTCTTGCAACGAAATTGACAATACAGTATAGGATGAACGACGCAATAGCTGGCTGGGCTTCAAAAGAGATGTATAATGGACAGCTCAAGTCCTCTGCCACTGTTACTTCTCATCTTCTTTCTGATTCTCCATATGTCAAG CAAACATGGATAACACAATGCCCCTTGTTACTGCTTGACACGAGAATGCCATATGGAAGTCTTTCTGTTGGCTGTGAAGAACAACTAGACCCTGCTGGAACAGGTTCCTTTTACAATGATGGTGAAGCGGATATTGTCGTACaacatgtgttttccttaatTTATGCTGGTAATGACCTACAAGTTACAAGTGTCTTCTCATTTAGTTAA